One Candidatus Campbellbacteria bacterium genomic region harbors:
- the tuf gene encoding elongation factor Tu, protein MADSFDRSKPHVNVGTIGHVDHGKTTLTAAILHILDMNKDKGYGARVEEIDKIDSAPEEKARGITIALHHSEYWTPNRHYAHIDAPGHADYIKNMITGAAQMDGAILVVAASDGAMPQTREHILLAKQVGVPKMIVFLNKVDMVADKDLVDLVEEEVREMLTKYGFDGKETPVIRGSGLKGLAATSMDDEYAKAVFELVNTLDSYIPEPAREIDKPFLMPVEDIFSIEGRGTVVTGRIERGVIKVGQDIEVVGLTPTQKSTVTGIEMFNKSLDSGMAGDNAGILIRGLKKEDVTRGQVIAAPGSVTPHTEFEAEVLILTKEEGGRHTPFISGYKPQFYIRTTDVTGEVTLAEGVQMVMPGDTVTFKVKLTAPIALEAQQRFAIREGGKTVGAGVVTKIIA, encoded by the coding sequence ATGGCAGATTCATTTGACCGTTCAAAGCCTCACGTTAACGTCGGTACCATCGGACACGTTGACCACGGAAAAACAACGCTCACTGCAGCTATTCTCCACATCCTTGATATGAACAAGGACAAGGGATACGGCGCACGCGTTGAAGAAATTGACAAGATTGACAGTGCCCCAGAAGAAAAAGCACGTGGTATTACTATTGCGCTTCACCACTCTGAGTACTGGACACCAAATCGCCACTACGCGCACATTGATGCCCCTGGACACGCCGACTACATCAAGAACATGATTACCGGTGCCGCTCAAATGGACGGTGCTATCCTCGTTGTTGCCGCTTCAGACGGAGCGATGCCACAGACACGAGAACACATTCTCCTTGCAAAGCAGGTTGGAGTTCCAAAAATGATTGTCTTCCTTAACAAAGTTGATATGGTTGCTGACAAGGACCTTGTTGACCTCGTTGAAGAAGAAGTTCGCGAAATGCTTACAAAGTATGGATTTGATGGAAAAGAGACTCCAGTTATTCGTGGTTCAGGACTCAAAGGTCTTGCTGCAACATCAATGGATGATGAGTACGCAAAGGCGGTCTTTGAACTCGTGAACACATTGGACTCATACATTCCTGAGCCTGCTCGTGAAATCGACAAGCCTTTCCTTATGCCAGTTGAAGACATCTTCTCAATTGAAGGACGCGGCACTGTGGTTACCGGCCGTATTGAACGAGGTGTTATCAAAGTTGGTCAGGATATCGAAGTTGTTGGTCTTACACCTACACAGAAATCAACAGTGACAGGAATTGAAATGTTCAATAAGTCACTTGATTCAGGTATGGCAGGAGACAATGCAGGTATTCTCATCCGTGGTTTGAAGAAAGAAGACGTAACCCGCGGACAGGTTATTGCTGCCCCAGGTTCAGTGACACCTCACACAGAGTTTGAAGCAGAAGTGCTCATCCTCACGAAAGAAGAAGGAGGTCGCCACACACCATTTATTTCTGGATACAAGCCTCAGTTCTACATCCGCACAACAGATGTGACGGGAGAAGTGACACTTGCAGAAGGAGTACAGATGGTTATGCCTGGAGACACAGTTACATTTAAAGTTAAATTGACAGCACCAATCGCACTTGAAGCACAACAGCGCTTTGCTATCCGAGAGGGAGGTAAGACTGTAGGTGCGGGAGTTGTGACAAAGATTATTGCATAG
- the rplL gene encoding 50S ribosomal protein L7/L12, which produces MDEQTTTPVEETTAPVAPVAEAKADVAIPTEFKKIIDAIEQMSVLDLNRLVKVFEEKFGVSAVAVAAAPVAAAGGADEKSEYTVELTSVGENKIAVIKAVKEVSGLGLKEAKDLVDGAPGVIKEAVKKEDAEAMKKTIEAAGAKVTLK; this is translated from the coding sequence ATGGATGAACAAACAACAACTCCAGTAGAAGAAACTACAGCTCCAGTTGCTCCTGTTGCAGAAGCAAAGGCAGATGTTGCTATTCCAACAGAGTTTAAGAAAATTATTGATGCAATCGAGCAAATGAGCGTGTTGGATCTTAACCGACTCGTAAAGGTGTTCGAAGAGAAGTTCGGTGTGTCAGCGGTCGCCGTCGCAGCAGCTCCTGTCGCAGCAGCTGGTGGAGCAGATGAAAAATCTGAATACACTGTTGAACTCACTTCAGTTGGTGAAAACAAAATTGCTGTTATCAAAGCAGTGAAGGAAGTTTCAGGTCTCGGTCTCAAGGAAGCTAAAGATCTCGTTGATGGCGCACCTGGCGTTATCAAGGAAGCAGTGAAGAAAGAAGACGCTGAAGCTATGAAGAAAACTATCGAAGCTGCTGGAGCTAAAGTTACGTTGAAATAA
- the nusA gene encoding transcription termination/antitermination protein NusA, translating into MQFDLKALTTVLGELEEERGVTKEKVLEAIEFALATAYKKEYGKRDQVVRARFDINTGTTEFEQIKTIVDDTTVRFKEDVGDEAVAETDESQTKKILAATGDAPTSSDVVEDEIKLPLFNTEKHMLLDDAKKIKKGAQVGDEIVFPLEMHDDFGRIAAQTAKQVIIQKIREAEKEHLSHEYGEREGEILAGTVQRVERGNVFVDLGRAVGILPYDEQIPGERFRAGERIRAYLFKVEETPRGVFLRMSRSHPQFLVRLFEAESPEVAQGIVEIKAIAREPGSRSKVAVFSNDEHIDPVGSLVGQRGVRVSTVMSELAGEKIDVIEWSETPEHFIEDALSPAKVLSVEITDEEAHSAIVRVTEDQQSLAIGRGGQNVRLAAKLTGWRIDIQSAGTDEAGVAPEETRSSEVVTPENETPVTPDSDAAPETQPETTKDSDETPTQETENSPSEKGE; encoded by the coding sequence ATGCAATTTGATCTCAAAGCATTAACAACCGTTCTTGGAGAGCTCGAGGAGGAACGCGGAGTTACAAAAGAAAAAGTATTAGAAGCAATTGAATTTGCTCTCGCAACTGCATACAAAAAAGAGTACGGAAAACGTGACCAAGTTGTTCGCGCACGATTTGATATCAACACAGGAACAACAGAGTTCGAACAAATTAAAACAATTGTTGACGACACCACTGTCCGCTTCAAAGAAGATGTGGGTGACGAAGCTGTTGCCGAAACAGACGAATCGCAAACAAAAAAAATACTCGCCGCAACTGGCGACGCACCAACGAGTTCGGACGTAGTTGAAGATGAAATAAAACTTCCTTTGTTCAACACCGAAAAACACATGTTGCTCGACGATGCAAAAAAAATTAAAAAAGGCGCGCAAGTTGGTGATGAAATTGTATTCCCTCTTGAAATGCACGACGACTTCGGGCGCATCGCTGCACAAACAGCAAAACAAGTTATCATTCAAAAAATTCGCGAGGCAGAGAAAGAACATCTTTCACACGAATACGGAGAACGCGAAGGAGAAATTCTTGCAGGAACAGTACAACGAGTTGAGCGCGGAAACGTATTTGTTGATCTCGGTCGCGCTGTTGGAATTTTGCCGTACGATGAACAAATTCCCGGCGAACGATTTCGTGCAGGTGAACGCATTCGCGCATATCTTTTCAAAGTAGAAGAAACACCTCGCGGTGTCTTCTTGCGCATGTCACGATCACACCCACAATTTCTTGTTCGTCTTTTTGAAGCAGAGTCACCAGAAGTTGCGCAAGGTATTGTTGAAATAAAAGCAATTGCACGCGAACCGGGAAGTCGTTCAAAAGTTGCCGTCTTCTCAAACGACGAACACATCGACCCCGTTGGTTCACTTGTTGGTCAACGCGGTGTTCGTGTCTCAACTGTTATGAGTGAACTCGCTGGAGAAAAAATTGATGTCATTGAATGGTCTGAAACCCCTGAACACTTTATCGAAGACGCACTCTCACCAGCAAAAGTATTGTCCGTTGAAATCACCGACGAAGAAGCACACAGCGCCATTGTTCGTGTCACCGAAGATCAACAATCTCTCGCCATCGGACGCGGAGGACAAAACGTTCGCCTTGCAGCAAAACTTACTGGCTGGCGTATCGACATTCAATCCGCAGGGACAGATGAAGCTGGTGTTGCACCTGAAGAAACTCGTTCCTCAGAAGTAGTGACGCCGGAGAATGAAACGCCTGTCACACCCGATAGCGACGCTGCACCCGAAACACAACCTGAAACAACAAAAGACTCGGATGAAACACCTACACAGGAAACAGAAAACAGCCCTTCTGAAAAGGGGGAATAA
- a CDS encoding inorganic diphosphatase — MNYWHDVPIGENAPEEFNTIIEIPKGSNNKYEIDKETGLIALDRANFNASGYPFDYGFVPQTLWDDGDALDVVVLTTYPLATGILATVRPVGFMDMVDGGQPDHKVIAVPVHDKRWEDVQNLEDLNKHTLREIQHFFETYKALKDDTPEHNKVIVAGFTGKADAIKAVERAARLYQEKMEL, encoded by the coding sequence ATGAACTACTGGCACGACGTTCCAATTGGAGAAAATGCCCCCGAAGAATTCAATACTATTATTGAAATTCCAAAGGGATCAAATAATAAATATGAGATAGATAAAGAAACAGGACTCATTGCACTTGATCGCGCAAACTTTAATGCGTCTGGATATCCGTTCGATTACGGATTTGTTCCACAAACATTGTGGGATGATGGCGATGCACTCGATGTGGTTGTCCTCACCACCTATCCTCTCGCAACAGGAATTCTCGCAACAGTTCGTCCTGTTGGATTTATGGACATGGTTGATGGTGGACAGCCAGACCATAAAGTTATTGCCGTACCCGTCCACGACAAACGTTGGGAAGATGTACAGAACTTAGAAGACCTCAACAAACACACCCTTCGTGAAATTCAACACTTCTTCGAAACATACAAGGCACTCAAAGACGACACTCCTGAGCATAATAAAGTCATCGTTGCAGGATTCACAGGAAAAGCAGATGCTATTAAAGCAGTAGAACGCGCCGCTCGACTCTACCAAGAAAAGATGGAACTCTAG
- the rpsJ gene encoding 30S ribosomal protein S10, which yields MSTLKSKTTRKAKKAGDDAPHKLRIRIRAYESKLLDESVKQIMDTATKYEAVVVGPIPLPTERSLFTVNRGAFIDKDAREQFEMRVHKRVLDILNPTPKVIESLTSLSLPSGVNIEVKML from the coding sequence ATGAGTACTTTAAAATCAAAAACAACACGAAAAGCAAAGAAGGCGGGTGACGATGCGCCACACAAATTGCGTATCCGAATTCGCGCATACGAGAGTAAGTTGCTCGACGAATCAGTCAAGCAGATTATGGATACTGCTACAAAATACGAAGCTGTTGTTGTTGGTCCAATTCCTCTTCCTACAGAACGCTCCCTTTTTACCGTTAACCGAGGTGCATTTATCGACAAAGATGCACGAGAACAATTTGAAATGCGTGTACACAAACGAGTTCTTGATATTTTGAACCCAACTCCAAAAGTAATTGAATCCCTTACTTCATTGTCACTTCCATCTGGAGTAAACATCGAAGTGAAGATGCTTTAA
- a CDS encoding 50S ribosomal protein L10, producing the protein MPITRKQKETILEKLQGILSSAPSTVFVNFHGLTVRDAMEIRKELKANDVGYTVAKKTLIKKALEGAQAKGDIPALDGEVAIAYPRSAGAVDTTAPARNMYTFQKKFDGRMGILGGIFEGEFLNRERMLEIATIPSQTVLRGMFANVINSPIQRLVIALGAIAEKK; encoded by the coding sequence ATGCCTATTACACGAAAGCAAAAAGAAACAATTCTTGAAAAGCTTCAAGGAATCCTTTCAAGTGCACCTTCTACTGTTTTTGTTAATTTTCATGGTCTCACAGTGCGTGATGCTATGGAAATTCGAAAAGAGTTAAAGGCAAACGATGTTGGATACACTGTTGCAAAAAAGACACTCATCAAGAAAGCTCTTGAGGGTGCACAGGCAAAAGGAGATATTCCTGCGCTTGATGGTGAAGTGGCAATTGCGTACCCACGAAGTGCTGGTGCAGTAGATACAACAGCACCTGCTCGAAATATGTATACGTTTCAGAAAAAGTTTGATGGACGTATGGGTATTCTCGGCGGTATTTTTGAGGGAGAGTTTTTGAATCGTGAGCGCATGCTTGAGATTGCAACAATTCCTTCTCAAACAGTATTGCGTGGAATGTTTGCCAATGTTATTAACTCACCAATTCAACGGTTGGTTATTGCACTTGGCGCAATTGCAGAGAAGAAATAA